The Podospora pseudopauciseta strain CBS 411.78 chromosome 2 map unlocalized CBS411.78m_2, whole genome shotgun sequence genome has a window encoding:
- the NFS1 gene encoding cysteine desulfurase (BUSCO:EOG09261Y04; COG:E; EggNog:ENOG503NUA7) has translation MRHRRDWQNAGQRRATATERTKRGERSSQIGHMLSIEKTAAQHLGYPWCMENAQNRSSVPPTEKETFLPLHLAQLFFSRTMATIAPSAIRQASRLASKSALTAAPRHGLQQLARVASAPVQRTAGKKRSYVTESKRDNAQVQTETAIRLDRKELEKSGLTITSEKGSTEHVSPMADVLKAATIMDEGQRPIYMDMQATTPLDPRVLDAMMPYYTGFYGNPHSRTHAYGWESEKAVEDARQHIASLIGADPKEIIFTSGATESNNMSIKGVARFFGRSGKKKHIITSQTEHKCVLDSCRHLQDEGFEVTYLPVESSGLINLDKLKAAIRPDTMLVSIMSVNNEIGVIQPIEEIGKICRANKVFFHTDAAQAVGKIPLDVNAMNIDLMSISSHKIYGPKGIGACYVRRRPRVRIDPIISGGGQERGLRSGTLAPALVVGFGEACRIAKEEMKYDSQRIKFLSDRLLNGLLSMEHTSQNGDPNHFYPGCVNVSFAYVEGESLLMALKDIALSSGSACTSASLEPSYVLRALGNSDESAHSSIRFGIGRFTTEQEIDYVLKAVTERVGFLRELSPLWELVQEGVDLNTIEWSQH, from the exons ATGCGCCACCGCCGTGACTGGCAGAATGCGGGGCAGCGCCGTGCAACAGCCACAGAGCGAACAAAGCGTGGGGAAAGGTCTTCGCAGATTGGCCACATGTTATCAATCGAAAAGACTGCCGCCCAGCATTTGGGTTATCCATGGTGCATGGAGAATGCGCAAAATCGGAGCTCCGTCCCGCCCACCGAGAAGGAAACTTTTCTTCCCCTACATCTCGcacaactttttttttctcgtaCCATGGCAACTATTGCACCATCAGCCATCAGACAGGCATCTCGCTTGGCATCCAAGTCGGCCCTCACTGCTGCACCCCGTCATGGTCTCCAGCAGCTAGCACGAGTAGCATCTGCGCCTGTCCAGCGCACTGCTGGCAAGAAGAGGAGCTATGTGACCGAGTCGAAGCGGGATAACGCCCAGGTCCAAACCGAAACCGCCATCCGTCTTGACaggaaggagctggagaaaTCCGGgctcaccatcacctccgaGAAGGGCTCGACCGAGCATGTCAGCCCAATGGCTG ATGTCCTGAAGGCGGCGACCATAATGGATGAAGGCCAACGGCCCATCTATATGGATATGCAGGCCACAACTCCACTGGACCCCCGCGTGCTTGATGCCATGATGCCCTACTACACAGGCTTTTATGGCAACCCACATTCCAGGACGCACGCGTACGGATGGGAGAGCGAGAAGGCGGTCGAAGATGCGAGACAACATATTGCCAGCCTTATCGGGGCCGATCCCAAGGAAATCATTTTCACCAGCGGAGCCACGGAAAGCAACAATATGAGCATCAAGGGTGTCGCCAGATTTTTCGGCAGGtccggcaagaagaagcacatCATTACCAGTCAGACTGAGCACAAGTGTGTGCTTGATAGCTGCAGGCATCTCCAAGACGAAGGGTTTGAGGTGACATATCTTCCCGTCGAGTCCAGCGGTCTCATCAACCTTGACAAACTGAAGGCCGCCATCCGCCCCGACACAATGCTTGTCAGCATCATGTCGGTAAACAACGAGATCGGTGTCATTCAACCCATCGAGGAGATTGGCAAGATTTGCCGGGCCAATAAGGTCTTCTTCCACACAGATGCTGCTCAAGCAGTGGGCAAGATTCCTCTGGATGTCAATGCGATGAACATTGATCTGATGTCCATCTCTTCCCACAAGATCTACGGCCCCAAGGGAATTGGAGCTTGCTATGTCCGCCGGCGGCCGAGAGTGAGAATtgaccccatcatcagcggtggtggccagGAGAGAGGTCTTCGTAGCGGCACGCTGGCTCCCGCCcttgttgttgggtttggtgaGGCGTGCCGCATCGCAAAGGAAGAAATGAAG TATGATTCGCAGAGAATCAAGTTCCTTTCCGACCGGTTACTCAACGGTCTCCTGTCGATGGAACACACGAGCCAGAACGGTGACCCGAACCACTTTTATCCCGGCTGCGTCAATGTCTCGTTCGCCTATGTCGAGGGTGAATCCCTGCTTATGGCGCTCAAGGACATTGCCTTGTCTTCGGGCAGTGCCTGCACCTCGGCATCGCTGGAGCCCAGCTACGTATTACGAGCCCTGGGCAACAGCGACGAGAGTGCGCACTCCAGTATCCGGTTCGGTATCGGCCGGTTCACCACGGAGCAAGAGATCGATTACGTCCTGAAGGCGGTGACAGAGCGTGTGGGCTTCCTTCGCGAGCTGAGTCCTCTGTGGGAACTTGTCCAGGAGGGTGTCGACCTCAACACGATTGAGTGGAGTCAGCACTAA